The Enterococcus sp. 7F3_DIV0205 genome has a window encoding:
- the spxA gene encoding transcriptional regulator SpxA, whose product MLTLYTSPSCTSCRKARAWLQEHEIPFKERNIFSEPLNISELKAILRMTEDGTEEIISTRSKVFQKLNMDLDELPLQDLLELVKENPGLLRRPIMIDEKRLQVGFNEDEIRRFLPRGVRQLELRQAQLMAGL is encoded by the coding sequence ATGTTGACACTTTATACTTCCCCAAGTTGTACGTCCTGCCGTAAGGCTCGTGCATGGTTGCAAGAACACGAGATTCCATTCAAAGAAAGAAATATCTTCTCAGAACCATTGAATATTTCTGAATTGAAAGCAATTTTGCGAATGACAGAAGATGGAACAGAGGAGATTATCTCTACTCGTTCTAAGGTTTTCCAAAAACTTAATATGGATTTGGATGAACTTCCGTTGCAGGACTTGCTAGAGTTAGTAAAAGAGAATCCTGGATTGTTGCGTCGACCAATAATGATTGATGAAAAAAGATTACAGGTTGGTTTTAATGAGGATGAAATTCGACGTTTCTTGCCAAGAGGAGTTAGGCAACTGGAATTACGTCAAGCGCAATTGATGGCAGGTTTATAA